From the Lolium rigidum isolate FL_2022 chromosome 2, APGP_CSIRO_Lrig_0.1, whole genome shotgun sequence genome, one window contains:
- the LOC124690384 gene encoding cyclin-F2-2-like: MMQRAVNPWAFARPPPPGFGFSFARQPVADLPSRRRPPPPGFEFSYARQLVADLPARRRPPPPGFEFSYGRQPVARLRTPPPSIGFFCDQLPVDDVPALLPPSPSEIPVQPKLPKRAAPPPVSTAVSENEKPSTTKRRRVCSDYEDDIDANLRRTERSPEERPRPDYLKTVQQDRVSPSARARMIDWMDEFVRNHDLVDGTLHHAVAYVDRVLSVRAMRKHTDHELRLLGAVAIFVSAKYEDGQRTLAKLDPDKISWYVGGSATREEVLDVERRMVVALGYQLGGPTAHTFVSRFTKHAHGEEELKIQRMAHRLTDESLRNYACLGYLPSVVASPAIFLASSARDVAAWSTDMQELTGYDATNLAGCLHAMRAVAHL; the protein is encoded by the coding sequence ATGATGCAGCGCGCCGTGAATCCCTGGGCCTTTGCTCGCCCTCCGCCGCCCGGCTTCGGATTCTCCTTCGCTCGGCAGCCCGTCGCCGACTTGCCCTCACGTCGTCGACCTCCGCCCCCCGGCTTCGAATTCTCCTACGCTCGGCAGCTCGTCGCCGACTTGCCCGCCCGTCGTCGACCTCCGCCCCCCGGCTTCGAGTTCTCCTACGGGCGGCAGCCCGTCGCCCGTCTTCGAACCCCGCCCCCCAGCATCGGATTCTTCTGCGATCAGCTGCCCGTCGACGACGTGCCCGCCCTGCTCCCGCCATCGCCCAGCGAGATCCCCGTGCAACCGAAGCTCCCAAAgcgcgcggcgccgccgcccgtATCCACAGCCGTCTCCGAGAACGAGAAGCCCTCCACTACGAAGCGCCGGCGGGTGTGCTCCGACTACGAAGACGACATCGACGCCAACCTCAGGAGGACGGAGCGGAGCCCCGAGGAGCGGCCGCGGCCAGACTACCTGAAGACGGTGCAGCAGGACCGGGTGAGCCCGTCGGCCCGCGCCCGCATGATCGACTGGATGGACGAGTTCGTCCGGAACCACGACCTCGTCGACGGCACGCTCCACCACGCCGTGGCCTACGTCGACCGGGTCCTGTCGGTGCGAGCCATGAGGAAGCATACCGACCACGAGCTCCGCCTCCTGGGCGCCGTGGCCATCTTCGTGTCCGCCAAGTACGAGGACGGCCAGCGAACCTTGGCGAAGCTGGACCCCGACAAGATCTCCTGGTACGTCGGCGGGTCCGCCACGAGGGAGGAGGTGCTCGACGTGGAGCGCCGCATGGTGGTGGCGCTCGGGTACCAGCTCGGCGGCCCCACGGCGCACACCTTCGTCAGCCGCTTCACCAAGCACGCACACGGAGAGGAGGAGCTGAAGATCCAGCGAATGGCGCATCGCCTCACCGACGAGTCGCTGCGCAACTACGCGTGTCTCGGGTACCTGCCGTCCGTCGTGGCGTCGCCTGCAATCTTCCTGGCGAGCTCTGCGCGGGACGTAGCGGCGTGGAGCACGGATATGCAGGAGCTCACGGGGTACGACGCCACGAACTTGGCCGGATGCCTGCATGCTATGCGCGCAGTCGCTCATTTGTGA
- the LOC124690385 gene encoding cyclin-F2-2-like, giving the protein MMQRAVNPWAFARPPPPGFGFSFARQPIADLPSRRRPPPPGFEFSYARQPVAGLPARRRPPPPGFEFSYARQPVARLRTPPPSIGFFCDQLPVDDVPALLPPSPSEIPVQPKLPKRAAPPPVSTAVSENEKPSSTKRRRVCSDYEDDIDANLRRTERSPEERPRPDYLKTVQQDRVTPSDRARMIDWMDDFVRKHDLVDGTLHHAVAYVDRVLSVRAMRKHTDHELRLLGAVAIFVSAKYEDGQRTLAKLDPDKISWYVGGSATREEVLDVERRMVVALGYQLGGPTAHTFVSRFTKHAQGEEDLKIQRMAHRLADESLRNYACLGYVPSVVASSAIFLARSALLNPPDVPAWSSEMQELTGYDVMNLAECLHAMRPVAHL; this is encoded by the coding sequence ATGATGCAGCGCGCCGTGAATCCCTGGGCCTTTGCTCGCCCTCCGCCGCCCGGCTTCGGATTCTCCTTCGCTCGGCAGCCCATCGCCGACTTGCCCTCACGTCGTCGACCTCCGCCCCCGGGCTTCGAATTCTCCTACGCTCGGCAGCCCGTCGCCGGCTTGCCCGCCCGTCGTCGACCTCCGCCCCCCGGCTTCGAATTCTCCTACGCTCGGCAGCCCGTCGCCCGTCTTCGAACCCCGCCCCCCAGCATCGGATTCTTCTGTGATCAGCTGCCCGTCGACGACGTGCCCGCCCTGCTCCCGCCATCGCCCAGCGAGATCCCCGTGCAACCGAAGCTCCCAAAgcgcgcggcgccgccgcccgtATCCACAGCCGTCTCCGAGAACGAGAAGCCCTCCAGTACGAAGCGCCGGCGGGTGTGCTCCGACTACGAAGACGACATCGACGCCAACCTGCGGCGGACGGAGCGGAGCCCCGAGGAGCGGCCGCGGCCGGACTACCTGAAGACGGTGCAGCAGGACCGGGTGACCCCGTCGGACCGCGCCCGCATGATCGACTGGATGGACGACTTCGTCCGGAAGCACGACCTCGTCGACGGCACGCTCCACCACGCAGTGGCCTACGTCGACCGGGTCCTGTCGGTGCGAGCCATGAGGAAGCATACCGACCACGAACTCCGCCTCCTGGGCGCCGTGGCCATCTTCGTGTCCGCCAAGTACGAGGACGGCCAGCGCACCTTGGCGAAGCTGGACCCTGACAAGATCTCCTGGTACGTCGGCGGGTCCGCCACGAGAGAGGAGGTGCTCGACGTGGAGCGCCGCATGGTGGTGGCGCTCGGGTACCAGCTCGGCGGCCCCACGGCGCACACCTTCGTCAGCCGCTTCACCAAGCACGCACAAGGAGAGGAGGACCTGAAGATCCAGCGAATGGCGCACCGCCTCGCCGACGAGTCGCTGCGCAACTACGCGTGCCTCGGGTACGTGCCGTCCGTCGTGGCGTCGTCTGCAATCTTCCTGGCGAGGTCTGCGCTGCTGAACCCGCCGGACGTACCGGCGTGGAGCTCGGAGATGCAGGAGCTCACGGGGTACGACGTCATGAACTTGGCCGAATGCCTGCATGCTATGCGCCCAGTCGCTCATCTGTGA